A genomic segment from Phragmites australis chromosome 6, lpPhrAust1.1, whole genome shotgun sequence encodes:
- the LOC133921271 gene encoding nuclear-pore anchor-like isoform X1, which produces MPLFMSDEELRLLGGDTAAVAERADAAVRELRRQVDTVRAEADAAAIAAEQTCALLEQRYASLSAEFDRSQAEAAELASAAERRAAELASSQAEIHQLRIQAIAKDGEVGRLKVEISELHKSKSQSLELIEQRDAEIKEKDGIIQSYYDKIVNLADTSCGKEARIQEIEAKLTHSQATCNRITQEKELLEKHNLWLDEELKTKAKNLAELRKTNMDEEARMSAKIAELEREISGSSSSLRRSKERVSELEQRVSHMEKELCSTKDAAAANEQRLGAELSTVMKLAELHKESSEEWSKKAGELEGVIKALETHLTQVEDEYKEKLEKETLSRRDIEKEAAGLKQKLEKCEFDLENTRKSSELSLIPLTSAAADSAYLVDTTMHRLPISDAVNQNDLMIVPKVPSGVSGTALAASLLRDGWNLAKIYEKYQEATDALRHERWGRRHAEAVLERVMHEIEEKAEFILDERAEHERVVEAYALMDQKLQQALLEHDNFENTIRNLKSELKRWERDHSVAQTEIDDLQKQVAVLLKECQDIQLRCGSSLPNVSHGALSASISNGLFDVENNLQDNMAFKDIRGLVEQNVQLRNQIHMLSADLDKKDMELRDTFQIELKKNIDAAASRVEKVMKKSEEQAIMIESLHRSVAMYRKLCEEQQKTHSNVESVSKNLQDNGRADVMVLFEGSQEVSKKAYEQVSERARSLDEELAKLRTELVSLRSERDKAVLEADFARDRLNGFTAELEYQRKEANSVSLRNAELMHLIVDYERRLREDSDSKQTLEENSRQLSMEVSILKHEKEILVKSEERALDEVHDLTERVHHLQATIDTIHTMKEVQENARAIERRDHEEHIKRLERDWAELRKELQEQRDHVRVLTLDKKNAFDGCMKDVEDMRKELQNSWKAAFDAESRAAIAESKRSDLEAKLKSRKVMFRDGGGDISATTEEIDELFRLKEELEKYKEEAQANKNYMVQYKEIARSNEVTLKQLESAHMDYKAESEVCKKSLKDEIAMLRDKLSEMEKSYVMKCQEASNAIEAKEKHITSLMNDISVLRTEVSQRVSQVENLGIELASSKSALDDQYKRWRTTQDNYERQVILQSETIQELANTSKHLSSLQQEITMLHQTADEQKAENDALRTFGEQEKIGLLKEKDEALRKYNELNNQNRILHNQLEALHIRLAEKERSIAGLSSQHTDSHAEDDLHSVISYLRRSKEIAETEISLIKQEKSRLQIELESALKSAKEAQVLLRSQTDSARTLMFKDEEFKSLQLQVREINLLRESNIQLREENRHNFEECQKFRDGAQKAKIESERLHNLLLEKQVDNEICHKELEMHETEIANLNQRVSELVENSKGIDLNTYETMKEELQNIKSTLRENSAELESARNLLSEKEIIIRNLEEKLVASQSELDSREKKLNDVEASLKSEMDKIKKVNLSIKRKVEVLMKEKAEVVKENQSLLKQMEDLKSTGQKTASETTLEQAVKEKDFRIQTLERTLEKERDDNKKEKENRKRAEKIFATAVQNVRQDKKQVEESMEKHRLAMKEVIEHYPGLSSQIPPVSALEEHFIAYFRRTKDMEESSFQDGATTQAPVVETATVDAPAAATGRLVDTPPRPAKVKMTEERAVATLPKQSAELRRPGGRRPLVRPTLEHTEEPQADVDSSAFEGSTVGQDKGGSLLERETSSGVPVLQPSSRKRLISSSQMIDSTSQGDANDANPPLKKPKEVESSQGTTELKNGQPPVGDAVAAQVGVLLSTDDQDGQQPTEEMDTDQASVPIEEVEATREDDVGNKDDTGAHVDASMDIKGRDTDFSIDINAPAVEDTSAKADAVVEPFDEDQKIEDLKEETQLPTATDVEDEMEEGELPEEPEQPLDGTALGEAHRGPTPSDAGEQDGNDFRAASPGGLTEKSDVEMLEIGDTTAEPDRSSIAQLGGTDASPSRTADVSPARERSPNPVQVGVSSEQRSTSTITEGREPSPNPAQASASSERNTSNVTEGAETRSRTINLSERAMKNRQARILRSQQPARGRGQQSPAHRKDAAGRGSRGRGGRGQT; this is translated from the exons ATGCCGCTGTTCATGTCCGACGAGgagctccggctcctcggcggCGACACGGCCGCCGTTGCCGAGCGAGCCGACGCGGCCGTCCGCGAGCTCCGGCGCCAGGTGGACACCGTCCGCGCCGAGGCTGACGCCGCCGCGATCGCGGCCGAGCAGACCTGCGCCCTCCTCGAGCAGCGGTACGCCTCCCTCTCCGCCGAGTTCGATCGCTCCCAGGCCGAGGCCGCCGAgctcgcctccgccgccgagcGACGCGCCGCCGAGCTTGCCTCCTCCCAGGCGGAGATACACCAGCTACGCATCCAAGCG ATTGCCAAGGACGGTGAGGTGGGGAGGTTGAAAGTGGAAATCTCAGAGCTGCACAAGTCCAAGTCTCAGTCGCTGGAGTTGATTGAGCAGAGGGATGCAGAGATTAAAGAGAAGGATGGAATCATCCAGAGCTACTACGATAAGATA GTAAATCTAGCTGACACTTCTTGTGGCAAAGAGGCTCGGATACAAGAGATTGAAGCTAAGTTAACCCATAGTCAGGCAACATGTAATCGCATTACTCAG GAGAAGGAGCTGCTCGAAAAGCATAATCTCTGGCTCGATGAAGAACTGAAAACAAAAGCTAAGAACTTAGCTGAATTAAGGAAAACAAATATGGACGAGGAGGCTAGGATGTCAGCAAAGATTGCAGAG CTTGAAAGAGAGATTTCTGGATCTTCTAGTTCCTTAAGACGAAGCAAAGAACGGGTTTCTGAACTGGAGCAAAGGGTATCCCATATGGAAAAG GAGTTGTGCTCAACAAAGGACGCTGCAGCTGCTAATGAACAACGTCTTGGTGCTGAGCTTTCAACT GTCATGAAACTTGCTGAACTTCACAAAGAAAGTTCTGAGGAATGGTCAAAAAAGGCTGGGGAACTTGAAGGTGTTATTAAAGCATTGGAG ACACATTTGACCCAAGTAGAAGATGAATACAAGGAAAAGCTTGAGAAAGAGACCTTATCCAGGAGAGACATTGaaaag GAAGCTGCCGGCTTGAAGCAGAAGCTTGAAAAGTGTGAATTTGATCTGGAGAATACAAGAAAGTCCAGTGAATTGAGCCTTATTCCATTGACCAGTGCTGCAGCAGACTCTGCTTATTTAGTAGACACAACAATGCACCGACT GCCCATTTCTGATGCTGTGAACCAGAATGACCTAATGATCGTTCCAAAAGTACCTAGTGGTGTTTCTGGAACAGCGTTAGCTGCTTCTCTTCTTCGTGATGGTTGGAAT CTTGCTAAAATCTATGAGAAATACCAAGAAGCTACTGATGCTTTACGTCATGAGAGGTGGGGAAGGAGACATGCGGAAGCAGTTCTGGAAAGG GTCATGCATGAAATCGAAGAGAAGGCTGAATTTATCTTAGACGAACGAG CTGAGCATGAGAGAGTGGTTGAAGCTTATGCTCTAATGGACCAGAAATTGCAGCAAGCATTGCTTGAGCACGATAATTTTGAAAACACTATCAGGAATCTAAAG TCAGAGCTGAAAAGGTGGGAACGAGATCATAGTGTTGCACAGACGGAAATAGATGACCTGCAGAAACAA GTTGCTGTTCTTTTGAAGGAATGTCAAGATATACAGCTTCGTTGTGGTTCTAGCCTTCCAAATGTAAGCCATGGTGCTCTTTCTGCGAGCATAAGCAATGGTTTGTTTGATGTTGAAAACAATCTCCAGGATAAT ATGGCTTTTAAGGACATCAGGGGTTTAGTTGAACAAAATGTTCAACTTCGAAATCAAATTCACATGCTCTCGGCTGATCTTGACAAAAAGGACATGGAACTCAGG GACACCTTCCAAATCGAGCTGAAGAAAAATATTGATGCTGCTGCATCCAGAGTTGaaaaagtgatgaagaaatctGAAGAACAAGCAATAATGATTGAATCTCTTCATCGATCT GTTGCGATGTATAGGAAGTTGTGTGAGGAACAACAGAAGACTCATTCAAATGTTGAATCAGTATCCAAGAATTTGCAAG ATAATGGCAGAGCGGATGTGATGGTTCTATTTGAAGGATCACAG GAAGTCTCGAAGAAAGCTTATGAACAAGTTTCTGAGCGAGCCAGGAGCCTCGACGAAGAACTGGCTAAGTTGAG AACCGAGCTTGTGTCGCTGCGGTCTGAGCGTGATAAGGCGGTTCTTGAAGCTGATTTTGCTCGGGACCGGCTTAACGGATTTACAGCGGAGCTTGAATATCAG AGGAAGGAAGCTAATTCTGTTTCGCTCAGAAATGCGGAGTTGATGCATTTGATAGTTGATTACGAACGAAGACTACGTGAAGATTCAGATTCTAAGCAAACTTTAGAGGAAAACTCAAGGCAGCTGTCGATGGAG GTGTCCATTTTGAAGCATGAAAAGGAGATTCTAGTAAAGTCAGAGGAAAGAGCTTTGGATGAAGTCCATGATTTGACTGAGAGAGTGCATCATCTGCAG GCTACAATCGACACAATACATACCATGAAGGAGGTTCAAGAG AATGCAAGGGCTATAGAAAGGAGAGATCATGAGGAGCACATCAAGCGATTAGAA AGAGATTGGGCTGAGCTTAGAAAGGAGCTTCAAGAGCAACGGGACCACGTTCGTGTTCTGACGCTTGATAAGAAAAATGCATTTGATGGCTGCATGAAGGACGTGGAGGATATGAGAAAGGAGCTACAGAACTCATGGAAAGCTGCTTTTGATGCTGAATCAAGGGCTGCCATCGCCGAG TCCAAGCGTTCTGATTTGGAGGCGAAGCTCAAATCAAGAAAG GTCATGTTTAGGGATGGTGGTGGTGACATCTCTGCCACAACTGAG GAGATTGATGAGCTATTCCGGTTGAAAGAGGAGTTGGAAAAATACAAAGAGGAAGCACAAGCAAATAAGAACTACATGGTTCAG TACAAAGAAATTGCACGCTCAAATGAAGTCACGCTGAAGCAATTGGAATCTGCCCATATGGATTACAAGGCCGAG TCTGAGGTTTGCAAGAAATCCTTGAAAGATGAAATTGCAATGTTGAGGGATAAGCTGTCTGAAATGGAGAAGAGCTATGTAATGAAGTGTCAAGAAGCTTCCAATGCGATTGAAGCTAAAGAGAAGCATATAACTTCTCTCATGAATGATATTTCAGTTCTAAGAACTGAAGTTTCTCAGAGAGT ATCACAGGTAGAAAATTTAGGAATTGAATTGGCTTCCTCAAAGAGTGCTCTTGATGACCAGTATAAGCGTTGGCGCACCACTCAAGACAATTATGAACGACAG GTTATCCTGCAATCTGAGACAATTCAAGAGCTGGCAAATACTTCTAAGCATCTATCTTCATTGCAGCAGGAAATCACTATGCTCCATCAAACAGCAGATGAACAAAAGGCTGAAAAC GATGCTCTAAGAACATTTGGAGAGCAAGAAAAGATAGGATTAttgaaagaaaaagatgagGCCCTGCGGAAGTATAATGAGCTAAACAATCAG AATAGAATTCTACACAATCAACTTGAAGCTTTGCACATTCGATTAGCTGAGAAGGAACGGAGCATTGCTGGGCTTTCATCGCAACATACTGACTCACATGCAGAAGATGATTTACACAGTGTCATCAGCTACTTGCGCAGATCGAAAGAAATA GCAGAAACGGAGATATCATTGATTAAACAGGAGAAGTCAAGGCTTCAGATAGAA CTGGAAAGTGCATTGAAGTCCGCCAAGGAGGCGCAGGTCTTGCTGCGCAGTCAGACTGATAGTGCAAGAACCTTAATGTTCAAGGATGAAGAATTCAAGTCACTGCAGCTCCAG GTGAGAGAAATTAATTTGCTTCGTGAAAGCAATATACAGCTTAGAGAGGAGAATAGGCACAATTTTGAAGAATGCCAG AAGTTCCGCGATGGAGCTCAAAAGGCTAAAATTGAGTCTGAAAGGTTGCATAATCTTTTACTGGAGAAGCAGGTAGATAATGAAATATGCCATAAAGAACTAGAAATGCACGAGACGGAAATAGCAAATCTCAACCAAAGGGTTTCTGAG TTGGTTGAAAATAGTAAAGGCATTGATTTGAACACATATGAGACCATGAAGGAAGAGCTTCAAAATATCAAA TCAACCTTGAGAGAGAATTCAGCTGAGCTTGAAAGTGCAAGAAATCTTCTTTCTGAGAAAGAAATTATCATAAGAAATTTGGAGGAGAAGCTTGTTGCAAGCCAGTCTGAATTGGATTCCAGGGAAAAGAAGCTGAATGATGTAGAG GCTTCCCTGAAATCTGAAATGGACAAGATAAAGAAGGTTAATTTATCCATTAAG AGGAAGGTTGAGGTCTTGATGAAGGAGAAGGCGGAGGTTGTCAAAGAAAATCAAAGCCTTTTGAAGCAGATGGAAGATCTTAAATCAA CAGGTCAGAAGACAGCATCGGAAACTACACTTGAACAAgctgtaaaagaaaaggatttcaGAATACAG ACATTGGAAAGAACATTGGAGAAGGAGAGAGACGAtaataagaaagaaaaagaaaaccgcAAAAGGGCTGAGAAGATATTTGCAACAGCCGTTCAAAATGTGAGACAG GACAAGAAACAGGTAGAAGAATCTATGGAGAAGCATAGGCTGGCTATGAAAGAGGTTATTgag CATTATCCTGGACTATCATCTCAAATACCACCTGTGTCTGCACTGGAAGAGCATTTTATTGCATACTTCCGCAGAACTAAAGATATGGAGGAGTCTTCCTTCCAAGATGGTGCCACGACTCAGGCCCCTGTTGTTGAAACTGCCACTGTGGATGCACCTGCAGCTGCTACAG GGCGACTGGTAGACACTCCACCAAGGCCTGCTAAAGTTAAAATGACAGAAGAGAGAGCAGTTGCTACTTTGCCCAAACAAAGTGCTGAATTACGTAGACCAGGAGGAAGAAGGCCCCTTGTTCGACCTACTCTTGAGCATACTGAAGAACCACAAGCTGATGTGGATTCATCAGCTTTTGAGGGTTCCACAGTTGGTCAGGACAAAGGTGGCTCGTTGCTAGAGCGTGAAACTTCCAGTGGTGTACCCGTGTTACAGCCCTCAAGTCGTAAACGTCTTATTTCATCGTCACAGATGATAGACAGTACTTCACAAggtgatgctaatgatgctaaTCCTCCATTAAAGAAGCCCAAGGAAGTAGAATCTTCACAGGGGACTACTGAGCTCAAAAATGGACAACCACCTGTTGGGGATGCTGTAGCAGCACAGGTTGGTGTGCTTCTGTCAACTGACGACCAAGATGGTCAACAACCCACAGAAGAGATGGACACTGATCAGGCTTCTGTGCCAATCGAAGAGGTTGAGGCAACAAGGGAGGATGATGTGGGTAATAAAGATGACACGGGAGCTCATGTGGATGCATCAATGGACATCAAAGGCCGGGATACTGATTTTAGTATTGACATCAATGCACCTGCTGTAGAGGATACGTCGGCCAAGGCAGATGCAGTAGTGGAACCATTTGATGAAGACCAGAAAATTGAAGATTTGAAGGAAGAGACTCAGCTTCCTACTGCAACCGATGTTGAAGATGAGATGGAAGAGGGAGAGTTGCCGGAGGAACCTGAACAACCTCTAGACGGTACTGCACTGGGAGAAGCTCATAGGGGACCTACTCCTTCGGATGCTGGTGAGCAAGATGGTAACGATTTCAGAGCGGCATCTCCAGGAGGACTAACAGAAAAGAGTGATGTTGAAATGTTAGAGATAGGTGATACTACTGCCGAACCAGACCGAAGCTCGATAGCACAATTAGGAGGAACAGATGCCTCACCAAGCAGAACCGCAGATGTATCCCCGGCACGTGAACGTTCCCCTAATCCAGTCCAAGTTGGTGTATCTTCTGAACAGCGGAGTACAAGTACTATAACAGAGGGACGTGAACCTTCTCCTAATCCAGCCCAAGCCAGTGCATCTTCTGAACGGAATACCAGTAATGTAACAGAGGGTGCCGAAACTCGTTCCAGAACTATCAACTTAAGTGAGAGAGCCATGAAAAATAGGCAAGCCAGGATTCTTCGCTCTCAACAGCCTGCCAGGGGTCGTGGCCAACAATCTCCTGCCCATAGG AAAGATGCTGCTGGCCGAGGATCACGGGGGCGTGGCGGGCGTGGTCAGACCTAG